The Terracoccus luteus genome includes a region encoding these proteins:
- a CDS encoding nicotinate phosphoribosyltransferase, protein MTVSTALLTDHYELTMLQAALRSGEARRRCVFEAFARRLPDGRRYGVLGGTGRFLEALETFRFGDDELRFLRDTRVVDAETVAWLEGYRFSGQVSGYAEGECYFPGSPVLVVESSFAEGVVLETLALSILNHDTAIASAASRMTSAAGDRPCIEMGSRRTHEEAAVAAARAAYVAGFEATSNLEAGRRHGVPTTGTAAHAFTLLYDSEREAFTAQVESLGRGTTLLVDTYDVRTAVDLALEIAGPELGAVRLDSGDLLIQATEVRHQLDAAGNHDTKIIVTSDLDEYAIAGLAAGPVSGYGVGTALVTGSGAPTASMVYKLVQREDASGRLAPVAKKSKDKTSVGGRKWALRRRSPEGVAQAEVIGIGEHPVDDGDDRPLMVELVRDGDVVDHQDIHEARARHAASRDELPRAARQLSRGEPVIPTVYEQEHA, encoded by the coding sequence ATGACCGTGAGCACCGCCCTTCTGACCGACCACTACGAGCTGACGATGCTGCAGGCGGCGCTGCGGTCGGGAGAGGCCCGACGGCGTTGCGTCTTCGAGGCCTTCGCCCGGCGGCTTCCGGACGGGCGGCGCTACGGCGTGCTCGGCGGCACCGGGCGCTTCCTCGAGGCGCTCGAGACCTTCCGGTTCGGCGACGACGAGCTGCGCTTCCTGCGCGACACGAGGGTGGTCGACGCCGAGACGGTGGCTTGGCTCGAGGGCTACCGCTTCAGCGGCCAGGTCAGCGGCTACGCCGAGGGCGAGTGCTACTTCCCCGGCTCCCCCGTGCTCGTCGTCGAGTCGAGCTTCGCCGAGGGTGTCGTGCTCGAGACCCTCGCCCTGTCGATCCTCAACCACGACACGGCGATCGCGTCGGCGGCCTCGCGCATGACGTCGGCGGCCGGCGACCGGCCCTGCATCGAGATGGGCAGCCGGCGCACCCACGAGGAGGCGGCGGTCGCCGCCGCCCGGGCCGCATACGTCGCCGGCTTCGAGGCGACGAGCAACCTCGAGGCCGGGCGCCGGCACGGGGTCCCCACGACCGGCACGGCCGCGCACGCCTTCACCCTGCTCTACGACAGCGAGCGCGAGGCGTTCACCGCCCAGGTCGAGTCGCTCGGTCGCGGCACGACGCTGCTCGTCGACACCTACGACGTGCGCACCGCCGTCGACCTCGCCCTCGAGATCGCCGGGCCCGAGCTCGGCGCCGTACGGCTCGACTCCGGCGACCTGCTCATCCAGGCGACGGAGGTGCGCCACCAGCTCGACGCCGCCGGCAACCACGACACGAAGATCATCGTCACCTCCGACCTCGACGAGTACGCCATCGCCGGGCTCGCCGCCGGGCCGGTCAGCGGGTACGGCGTCGGCACGGCGCTCGTCACCGGCTCGGGGGCCCCGACGGCATCCATGGTCTACAAGCTCGTTCAGCGCGAGGACGCGTCCGGCCGGCTGGCCCCGGTGGCGAAGAAGAGCAAGGACAAGACGTCGGTCGGCGGGCGCAAGTGGGCGCTGCGCCGCCGCAGCCCCGAGGGTGTGGCGCAGGCCGAGGTCATCGGCATCGGCGAGCACCCGGTCGACGACGGCGACGACCGGCCCCTCATGGTCGAGCTCGTGCGCGACGGTGACGTCGTCGACCACCAGGACATCCACGAGGCACGGGCCCGGCACGCCGCCTCGCGCGACGAGCTGCCGCGGGCCGCGCGGCAGCTGAGCCGCGGCGAGCCCGTCATCCCCACCGTCTACGAGCAGGAGCACGCGTGA
- the clpS gene encoding ATP-dependent Clp protease adapter ClpS, protein MPSPLLTIAPATEETLEEVTSTDEVTSPDLPWVTIVWNDPVNLMTYVTWVFETYFGYTRTKAEKLMMDVHLEGRAVVSNGPREKMERDAEALQGYGLWATFEKDS, encoded by the coding sequence GTGCCGTCACCGCTGCTCACGATCGCCCCCGCCACGGAGGAGACCCTCGAGGAGGTCACCTCGACCGACGAGGTCACCAGCCCCGACCTGCCCTGGGTGACGATCGTCTGGAACGACCCCGTCAACCTCATGACCTACGTGACGTGGGTGTTCGAGACGTACTTCGGCTACACCCGCACCAAGGCCGAGAAGCTCATGATGGACGTGCACCTCGAGGGGCGGGCCGTCGTGTCGAACGGCCCCCGCGAGAAGATGGAGCGCGACGCCGAGGCCCTGCAGGGGTACGGCCTCTGGGCGACCTTCGAGAAGGACTCCTGA
- a CDS encoding DUF2017 domain-containing protein, translating into MARAFRPRGDRHVAVLDATERAVVGGLMEQTRDILAPEVEPTGDVFADLAASMGVSLAPGDQSPDDDSPESDAGGPAPRDPALDRLLPTAHRGDDQVAAEFRRLTEEGLRQRKSGNLDVAMRALAEARDDRVSLDTGTAPAFLMALTDVRLLLGERMGMRTEEDAERLHAAMATIGDDDPLGYAMAWYDFLTWLQESLTQSLMGEAPGEGDEDADDDTDDDSDDDSDDPDGTRPGVGGVS; encoded by the coding sequence ATGGCCCGTGCCTTCCGCCCCCGCGGCGACCGCCACGTCGCCGTCCTCGACGCCACCGAGCGGGCCGTCGTCGGCGGCCTCATGGAGCAGACCCGCGACATCCTCGCCCCCGAGGTCGAGCCGACCGGTGACGTCTTCGCCGACCTCGCCGCCTCCATGGGTGTCTCGCTCGCGCCGGGCGACCAGTCGCCTGACGACGACTCGCCCGAGTCGGATGCCGGTGGGCCGGCCCCGCGCGACCCCGCCCTCGACCGCCTCCTGCCGACGGCCCACCGGGGCGACGACCAGGTGGCGGCCGAGTTCCGGCGCCTCACCGAGGAGGGCCTGCGCCAGCGCAAGAGCGGCAACCTCGACGTCGCCATGCGGGCGCTCGCCGAGGCGCGCGACGACCGCGTCAGCCTCGACACCGGCACCGCACCCGCCTTCCTCATGGCCCTGACCGACGTGCGCCTGCTGCTCGGCGAGCGGATGGGCATGCGCACCGAGGAGGACGCCGAGCGGCTGCACGCGGCGATGGCGACGATCGGCGACGACGACCCCCTCGGCTACGCGATGGCCTGGTACGACTTCCTCACCTGGCTGCAGGAGTCGCTGACGCAGTCGCTCATGGGCGAGGCGCCCGGCGAGGGCGACGAGGACGCCGACGACGACACCGATGACGACTCCGATGACGACTCCGACGACCCAGACGGGACGCGACCCGGCGTCGGCGGCGTCTCCTAG
- a CDS encoding MBL fold metallo-hydrolase, which yields MEVTVVGCSGSFAGPDSPASSYLVRAEHEGRTWAVVLDLGNGALGALQRHLDPADVDAVLLSHLHVDHCVDVCGLYVLLTYHPSSPGPRRADRLPVHGPAGAGEQLARAYGDATPEALQRVLAFPTLTDRVPVVVGPFTITPVRVEHPVEAYGFRVEAGGRTLAYTGDTDSCPALTDLMTGADLVLADSAFVDGRDEATGIHLSGSRAARAAVAAGGVGRLVLTHLPAWNDPEVCRSQAAGVWPGVVELAEPGATYTV from the coding sequence GTGGAGGTCACCGTCGTCGGCTGCTCGGGCTCGTTCGCCGGGCCCGACTCGCCCGCGTCGAGCTACCTCGTGCGGGCCGAGCACGAGGGGCGCACCTGGGCGGTCGTACTCGACCTCGGCAACGGCGCCCTCGGCGCGCTGCAGCGCCACCTCGACCCGGCCGACGTCGACGCCGTGCTGCTCAGCCACCTGCACGTCGACCACTGCGTCGACGTCTGCGGCCTCTACGTGCTGCTCACCTACCACCCGAGCTCACCGGGGCCCCGCCGCGCCGACCGGCTACCGGTGCACGGCCCCGCCGGGGCCGGCGAGCAGCTGGCCCGCGCCTACGGCGACGCCACCCCCGAGGCCCTGCAGCGGGTGCTCGCCTTCCCGACTCTGACCGACCGCGTCCCGGTCGTCGTGGGGCCGTTCACCATCACGCCGGTACGGGTCGAGCACCCCGTCGAGGCCTACGGGTTCCGCGTCGAGGCCGGCGGCCGCACGCTCGCCTACACCGGCGACACCGACTCCTGCCCGGCCCTGACCGACCTCATGACCGGCGCCGACCTCGTCCTCGCCGACTCGGCCTTCGTCGACGGGCGCGACGAGGCGACCGGCATCCACCTCTCGGGCAGTCGGGCGGCCCGGGCGGCGGTGGCGGCCGGGGGAGTGGGCCGGCTCGTGCTCACCCACCTGCCGGCGTGGAACGACCCGGAGGTGTGCCGGTCGCAGGCGGCCGGGGTATGGCCCGGAGTGGTCGAGCTGGCCGAGCCGGGCGCGACGTACACCGTCTGA